In one window of bacterium DNA:
- a CDS encoding isocitrate/isopropylmalate dehydrogenase family protein, whose translation MAKYKIAWLPGDGIGIEVMEAAKIVLDAVKFDAEYTHGDIGWEFWCKEGEAFPQRTIDLLGKVDAAMFGAITSKPVKAAEKELIPELQGKGMVYRSPIVRMRQLFDLYTCLRPCKAYPGSPINFKEGIDLVVFRENTEGLYSGVEFNPVPQELRDVLAKISKPFSAFKDVALDQYAMTCKINTRKGSERIVRAAFEYAKKYNRKKVTIVHKANVVRATEGLFLEIGKEVAKDYPGIQCDDANVDAICMWLLKNPMNYEVLVATNLFGDIISDLCAQMVGGLGFGCSGNIGQKLAVFEPTHGSAPKYAGMYKANPIATILAAKMMLTWLGETEKADKIEKATAAVILEGKVRTYDMGGSAKTLEMAEAIAGKL comes from the coding sequence ATGGCCAAGTACAAGATAGCCTGGCTGCCGGGAGACGGCATCGGAATCGAAGTTATGGAAGCCGCCAAGATAGTGCTGGACGCAGTCAAGTTCGACGCCGAATACACCCACGGGGACATCGGCTGGGAATTCTGGTGCAAGGAGGGCGAAGCTTTCCCCCAGCGGACCATAGATCTTTTGGGCAAGGTTGACGCCGCCATGTTCGGAGCCATCACCTCCAAGCCGGTCAAGGCCGCCGAAAAGGAACTCATTCCCGAACTTCAGGGCAAGGGCATGGTCTACCGCTCGCCCATCGTCCGGATGCGCCAGCTGTTCGACCTCTACACCTGCCTTCGGCCCTGCAAGGCTTATCCGGGAAGCCCCATCAATTTTAAGGAGGGGATCGACCTGGTGGTGTTCCGGGAGAATACCGAGGGGCTGTACTCCGGGGTGGAGTTCAACCCGGTGCCCCAGGAACTGCGGGATGTGCTGGCCAAGATCTCCAAGCCATTCTCCGCCTTCAAGGACGTGGCCCTGGACCAGTATGCCATGACCTGCAAGATCAACACCCGCAAAGGCTCGGAGCGGATCGTCCGGGCGGCCTTTGAGTACGCCAAGAAGTACAACCGCAAGAAGGTGACCATCGTCCACAAGGCCAACGTGGTGCGGGCCACCGAGGGCCTGTTCCTGGAGATCGGCAAGGAAGTGGCCAAGGACTACCCCGGCATCCAGTGCGACGACGCCAACGTGGACGCCATCTGCATGTGGCTTTTAAAGAACCCCATGAACTACGAGGTGCTGGTGGCCACCAACCTGTTCGGCGACATCATTTCCGACCTGTGCGCCCAGATGGTGGGCGGCCTGGGCTTCGGCTGCTCGGGGAACATCGGCCAGAAACTGGCGGTGTTTGAACCCACCCACGGCTCGGCCCCCAAGTACGCCGGCATGTACAAGGCCAATCCCATCGCCACCATTCTGGCCGCCAAGATGATGCTGACCTGGCTGGGCGAGACCGAAAAGGCCGACAAGATAGAGAAGGCCACCGCCGCCGTCATCCTGGAAGGCAAGGTCCGGACCTACGACATGGGCGGCTCCGCCAAGACCCTGGAAATGGCCGAGGCCATCGCCGGGAAATTATAA
- a CDS encoding CoA transferase, which yields MQNIRVLDMTNVLSGPFSTMHLALLGAEVIKIENPDGGDLARKLGAVPALNQKLMGTSFLAQNANKKSITLNLKAEEAKEIFRKLLKTADVVVENFRPGVMDRLGFSYAEIKKINPKIVYCAISGFGQAGPDAFKPAYDQIIQGLSGVMDVNGDERLHPLRAGFPVCDTVGGLNAAFAIMAALYYREKTGEGQFIDIALLDSIMPLMGWVAANLLIGGQQPVAMGNDNFTAAPSGTFVTKDGFVNIAANQQKQWEDLALALGVPELLADPRFQERDTRKKNRKLLTPLLEEKLKTQTTDHWVEALNAKGIPTGDIFSLEKALAAEQVAYRKTIETIQDKDLGELKLFNLSAKFSATPASIDAPPPTLGQHQNEILTQLGYTAEEIKAMKEKAAI from the coding sequence ATGCAGAACATCCGGGTGCTGGACATGACCAACGTCCTGTCCGGGCCCTTTTCCACCATGCACCTGGCCCTTTTAGGGGCCGAGGTGATAAAGATCGAGAACCCCGATGGCGGCGACCTGGCCCGCAAGCTGGGGGCGGTCCCGGCCCTGAACCAGAAGCTGATGGGCACCTCCTTTTTGGCCCAGAACGCCAACAAGAAATCCATCACCCTGAACCTGAAGGCCGAGGAGGCCAAGGAGATCTTCCGCAAACTGCTGAAGACCGCCGACGTGGTGGTGGAGAACTTCCGCCCCGGCGTGATGGACCGGCTGGGCTTCTCCTACGCCGAGATCAAGAAGATCAACCCCAAGATAGTCTACTGCGCCATCTCCGGGTTCGGCCAGGCCGGGCCCGACGCCTTTAAGCCGGCCTACGACCAGATCATCCAGGGCCTGTCCGGGGTGATGGATGTCAACGGCGACGAGCGACTGCACCCCTTGCGGGCCGGCTTCCCGGTCTGCGACACGGTGGGCGGGCTTAACGCCGCCTTCGCCATCATGGCCGCCCTGTATTACCGGGAGAAGACCGGCGAGGGCCAGTTCATAGACATCGCCCTGCTGGATTCCATCATGCCCCTGATGGGCTGGGTGGCGGCCAATCTGCTGATCGGCGGCCAGCAGCCGGTGGCCATGGGCAACGACAACTTCACCGCCGCCCCCTCGGGAACCTTCGTCACCAAGGACGGCTTCGTCAACATCGCGGCCAACCAGCAGAAGCAGTGGGAAGACCTGGCTTTGGCGCTGGGAGTGCCGGAACTGCTGGCCGATCCCCGGTTCCAGGAGCGGGACACCCGCAAAAAGAACCGCAAACTGCTGACCCCCCTGCTGGAGGAAAAGCTGAAGACCCAGACCACCGATCACTGGGTGGAGGCCCTGAACGCCAAGGGCATCCCCACCGGCGACATCTTCAGCCTGGAGAAGGCGCTGGCCGCCGAGCAGGTAGCCTACCGCAAGACCATCGAGACCATCCAGGATAAGGATCTGGGCGAGCTGAAGCTGTTCAACCTGTCGGCCAAGTTCTCGGCCACCCCGGCCAGCATCGACGCCCCGCCCCCGACATTGGGCCAGCACCAGAACGAGATCCTGACCCAGCTGGGCTATACCGCGGAAGAGATCAAGGCCATGAAGGAAAAAGCGGCAATTTAA
- a CDS encoding type II toxin-antitoxin system HicB family antitoxin — protein sequence MRQILIYQGEDGYWVVECPSLPGCITQGKTKEEAITNAREAIDGYIAALLEDKLPVPEENFNALLLAV from the coding sequence ATGAGACAGATACTGATCTACCAAGGCGAAGACGGGTATTGGGTGGTTGAATGCCCCAGTCTGCCCGGATGCATCACCCAGGGCAAAACCAAGGAAGAGGCCATCACCAATGCCCGAGAGGCCATTGACGGCTACATCGCCGCCCTGCTGGAAGACAAGCTGCCCGTACCCGAGGAAAACTTCAACGCCCTGCTGCTGGCTGTATGA
- a CDS encoding type II toxin-antitoxin system HicA family toxin encodes MSVLPRISGQQCLKALQKTGFYLKRQAGSHMILRKDDPFCQLVVPDHKELDTRTLRAIIRQSGLSVDEFVKLL; translated from the coding sequence ATGAGCGTTCTGCCGCGCATCTCGGGCCAGCAGTGTCTGAAGGCCCTTCAGAAGACAGGTTTTTATTTAAAACGGCAGGCCGGCAGCCACATGATCCTGAGAAAAGACGACCCCTTCTGCCAGCTGGTAGTTCCGGACCACAAAGAGCTGGATACCAGGACATTGCGGGCTATTATCCGGCAGTCTGGCTTAAGCGTAGATGAATTTGTGAAATTACTTTAA
- a CDS encoding FG-GAP-like repeat-containing protein encodes MSAKYLLVLLAGLALFSQPVYAGQWVETTQTDFADGVFNVNVIAEHSGILKVHQDAIYDLNEDGNPDIIISNMQDTLWGDDFDVPSYIYWGTDSGYTISQRTALYTHGATGNSVADLNNDGYWDIVFSSYDRSGSQYGRIYWGSDQGYTEANTDSLPVQGSHYNYVADLDGNHYLDIIFTNYGKNYAHDVPSYIYWGGASGYSSSNRTELQTHGATGCSVSDLNRDGYLDIVISNTISGIDDVCINSYIFWGDSSGYSDNHKDSLPTKAGYGNAVCDLNKDGYLDIVFSNHRDGSDPNYQYECNSVIYWGDSTGHFSSTRVTELPTLGAISVSIGDLNLDQWPDVVFANWRSGTTWNVSSYIYWGSSSGYQATNRTELPVFACTGVMIGKVANNGTPGGGQYPDIVFTGQTNSFIYFNGTDGFSTSNRTSLSCSYGSMSTKNAGNLCDRSKIETYYSSVFGNEVDTKEWGSCSWNEQMPAGASAQVSLRTGNTADPDDGSWSSWSQVAKSGLPGKTSPSKYIQYQYTAMANELYQGPVLNDITIDYNIPAGINGEPQGDLKTDFFVQIQGSQARIRYTLAEPGRVSIKVFNLLGQQVAVLEQGMKPAGSYQLNWGKQGAMSNGIYIVRAQLGREQFTKRLVLVE; translated from the coding sequence ATGTCAGCAAAATATTTGTTAGTATTACTGGCCGGGCTTGCTTTATTTTCCCAACCGGTTTACGCCGGGCAGTGGGTCGAGACCACCCAGACCGATTTTGCCGACGGCGTATTCAACGTCAATGTGATAGCAGAACATTCAGGAATATTGAAAGTGCACCAAGACGCAATTTACGACTTGAATGAGGACGGAAATCCCGACATTATCATCAGCAACATGCAGGATACTCTATGGGGAGACGATTTTGATGTGCCGTCGTATATTTACTGGGGCACCGACTCCGGCTATACAATAAGCCAACGTACTGCCCTTTACACACACGGCGCGACCGGAAACAGTGTGGCTGACCTGAATAATGACGGATATTGGGATATAGTATTTAGCAGTTATGACCGTTCAGGATCTCAATATGGCAGGATATACTGGGGTAGCGACCAGGGTTATACCGAGGCCAACACAGATTCCCTGCCTGTTCAAGGATCACATTACAATTATGTTGCCGATCTTGATGGCAATCACTACCTAGATATCATTTTCACCAATTATGGAAAGAATTATGCACATGATGTCCCTTCATATATTTACTGGGGAGGTGCATCTGGGTACAGCAGTTCTAACCGGACGGAACTGCAAACCCACGGTGCCACGGGTTGTTCGGTATCGGACCTGAACAGGGACGGGTATTTGGACATTGTAATCAGTAATACGATCAGTGGCATAGACGATGTTTGTATAAACTCTTATATCTTCTGGGGCGATTCAAGCGGATACAGTGATAACCATAAGGATTCATTACCGACCAAGGCCGGTTACGGCAATGCCGTATGCGATCTCAATAAAGATGGCTACCTGGATATTGTATTTTCTAACCACCGCGACGGTTCGGACCCCAATTATCAATATGAGTGCAATTCGGTGATATATTGGGGAGATTCCACCGGACATTTTTCTTCAACGCGGGTCACTGAACTTCCCACGCTGGGGGCGATTTCTGTTTCAATTGGAGACCTCAATCTTGACCAATGGCCGGATGTGGTCTTTGCGAACTGGCGAAGCGGTACAACATGGAATGTTTCGTCTTATATATATTGGGGGTCGTCATCCGGATATCAAGCCACTAATCGTACAGAATTGCCGGTATTTGCTTGCACCGGAGTAATGATAGGAAAAGTAGCCAACAACGGCACTCCTGGCGGCGGGCAGTACCCGGATATCGTCTTCACTGGACAAACTAATTCATTCATTTACTTTAACGGCACAGATGGTTTCTCTACAAGCAATCGGACATCACTGAGTTGCAGTTACGGGAGCATGTCAACGAAGAATGCAGGCAATTTGTGCGATAGAAGCAAAATTGAAACCTACTATTCATCGGTTTTCGGGAACGAGGTTGATACCAAAGAATGGGGATCTTGTTCCTGGAACGAGCAAATGCCAGCCGGGGCCAGTGCCCAGGTTTCTTTAAGAACCGGGAACACAGCCGATCCCGATGACGGGAGCTGGAGCTCCTGGTCCCAGGTTGCCAAATCGGGACTGCCGGGTAAAACTTCGCCGTCGAAATATATTCAGTATCAATATACTGCCATGGCCAATGAACTTTACCAGGGTCCGGTATTGAATGACATCACAATTGACTACAATATACCGGCCGGGATCAACGGAGAGCCCCAGGGAGACTTGAAGACAGACTTTTTCGTGCAAATACAGGGTTCGCAGGCCAGGATCAGATATACCCTGGCCGAGCCGGGCCGGGTCTCGATCAAAGTCTTTAATCTGCTTGGTCAGCAGGTCGCGGTGCTGGAGCAGGGGATGAAACCGGCCGGAAGTTACCAGCTTAACTGGGGCAAACAGGGGGCGATGTCCAACGGAATATACATTGTCCGCGCTCAACTTGGCCGGGAGCAATTTACCAAGAGGTTGGTGTTGGTAGAGTAA
- a CDS encoding metalloregulator ArsR/SmtB family transcription factor — protein MKNLVKVFKALSDQNRIRILKMLQEKPMSVNGLTSVLGISQPCVSRHLHQLKNAGLVEDKRDALWVNYRLSSAAANEYVPILLKHITQWANQDSMVSDDHKKMKKADRRKIKRLR, from the coding sequence ATGAAGAACTTGGTAAAGGTGTTCAAGGCCCTGAGCGACCAGAACCGGATCCGAATACTGAAGATGCTACAGGAGAAGCCCATGAGCGTCAACGGGTTGACCTCGGTACTGGGCATCTCCCAGCCCTGCGTCTCCCGGCACCTCCACCAGCTGAAGAACGCCGGACTGGTCGAGGACAAGCGGGACGCACTGTGGGTCAACTACCGGCTTTCCTCGGCGGCCGCCAACGAGTACGTCCCGATCCTGCTGAAGCACATCACCCAGTGGGCCAATCAGGACAGCATGGTCAGCGATGACCATAAAAAAATGAAAAAAGCGGACCGCCGAAAGATAAAGAGATTGCGGTGA